In the Clostridium beijerinckii genome, one interval contains:
- a CDS encoding FAD-dependent oxidoreductase: protein MESVWSYEVNFRKRETLNQDIQCDILVIGAGMAGLLTAYMLSKSGRDVVVIDARSIAGGVTKNTTAKITSQHELIYDKLIKEFGEDGASQYARANELAIRRYKEIIDAEKIACDFEHKDAYLYTSDNIKDIENEYNAAKRLGIDAELVDEVNIPIKAKKALKFKNQAQFHPLKFLRPISEQLTIYENTVALDITEDNTVVTKNDMKIKANKIVVASHYPFLNTPGYYFMRMHQEREYAIALENAQDVKGMYKGIDQNTYSFRNYKNLLILDGAARRTGENEEGGAYEELRKVAKEFYPNATEKYHWSTQDCITLDNIPYIGHYSSKTPDIYVETGFKKWGMTTSMVAAMIISDMILEKENDFSEIFSPRRFDMSASMKNAAKDLVITAKNFIAERINIPEETLNSIGNGHGGIIEYKGEKAGVYKDNEGKVYTVSTKCAHLGCELKWNADDLTWDCPCHGSRYNYEGIWIESPTNKCLHEV from the coding sequence ATGGAAAGTGTATGGAGCTATGAAGTGAATTTTAGAAAAAGAGAAACTTTAAATCAAGACATTCAATGTGACATTCTTGTAATAGGTGCTGGAATGGCAGGACTGCTCACAGCATATATGCTAAGTAAAAGTGGAAGAGATGTTGTTGTAATTGATGCTAGAAGTATAGCAGGAGGAGTTACTAAAAATACAACTGCTAAAATAACATCTCAGCATGAATTAATTTATGATAAATTAATTAAAGAATTTGGAGAAGATGGAGCTAGTCAATATGCAAGAGCCAATGAACTTGCTATAAGGAGATACAAGGAAATAATTGATGCAGAAAAAATTGCTTGTGATTTTGAGCATAAAGATGCATACTTGTATACTTCCGACAACATTAAAGATATTGAGAACGAATATAATGCAGCGAAAAGATTAGGAATTGATGCGGAGCTTGTAGATGAAGTAAATATTCCTATAAAAGCTAAAAAAGCATTGAAATTTAAGAATCAAGCGCAGTTTCATCCACTAAAATTCCTAAGACCAATTTCAGAACAATTAACTATTTATGAAAATACAGTAGCTCTTGATATTACTGAAGATAATACTGTAGTTACAAAGAATGATATGAAAATTAAAGCGAATAAAATAGTTGTAGCATCGCATTATCCATTCTTAAATACTCCAGGTTACTATTTTATGAGAATGCATCAAGAAAGAGAATATGCTATAGCTTTAGAAAATGCGCAAGATGTTAAGGGAATGTATAAAGGTATTGATCAAAATACATATTCATTTAGAAATTATAAGAATCTATTAATACTTGATGGTGCAGCCAGAAGAACTGGGGAAAATGAAGAAGGGGGAGCATACGAGGAATTAAGAAAGGTTGCTAAAGAATTTTATCCAAATGCAACAGAGAAATATCATTGGTCAACTCAAGATTGTATAACATTAGACAATATACCTTATATAGGTCACTACTCATCTAAAACTCCTGATATTTATGTTGAAACAGGATTTAAAAAATGGGGAATGACAACTTCAATGGTTGCAGCAATGATAATAAGTGATATGATTCTTGAAAAGGAAAATGACTTCTCTGAAATATTCTCGCCAAGAAGATTTGACATGTCAGCATCCATGAAAAATGCTGCAAAGGATCTTGTCATAACTGCAAAAAATTTTATAGCAGAGAGGATAAATATTCCAGAGGAAACCTTAAATAGTATTGGAAATGGTCATGGAGGTATTATAGAATATAAAGGTGAAAAGGCTGGTGTCTACAAGGATAATGAAGGCAAAGTATATACAGTATCAACAAAGTGCGCTCATTTAGGCTGCGAACTTAAATGGAATGCTGATGATTTGACTTGGGACTGTCCTTGCCATGGTTCAAGATACAATTATGAGGGAATCTGGATTGAAAGTCCTACTAATAAATGCCTTCATGAAGTGTAG
- a CDS encoding (2Fe-2S)-binding protein, giving the protein MDDDKVICGCKNVKVKDIKNAIANGAKSFEEVQEKTEVGTGCGHCVENNKALVDELLGK; this is encoded by the coding sequence ATGGATGATGATAAAGTAATATGCGGATGTAAAAATGTTAAAGTAAAAGACATAAAGAATGCTATTGCTAATGGCGCAAAATCATTTGAAGAAGTTCAAGAAAAAACTGAAGTAGGAACTGGCTGTGGGCATTGCGTAGAAAACAATAAAGCATTAGTTGATGAATTATTAGGAAAATAG
- a CDS encoding GNAT family N-acetyltransferase, producing the protein MEFRKAFETDINDIMNIIKQAQSYFKEQGINQWQNNYPNSETIRNDIANKHSYILLKDNNIVATAAVSFDGEKTYDSIYEGEWITNSQYAVIHRIAVDNTYKGLGLSSKIIKNVEELCLSKGVHSIKIDTHEENISMQKLLKKNKFQYCGIIYLEDGNKRIAFERIL; encoded by the coding sequence ATGGAATTTAGAAAAGCATTTGAAACAGATATAAATGATATAATGAACATTATTAAGCAGGCACAATCTTACTTTAAAGAACAAGGAATTAATCAATGGCAGAACAATTATCCTAACTCTGAAACAATAAGAAATGATATTGCTAATAAACATAGCTATATTTTATTAAAAGACAATAATATTGTTGCTACGGCAGCGGTTTCTTTTGACGGAGAAAAAACATATGATTCTATTTATGAAGGCGAATGGATTACTAATAGCCAATATGCAGTTATTCATAGGATAGCTGTAGATAACACTTATAAAGGATTAGGCTTATCATCTAAAATTATTAAAAATGTGGAAGAACTTTGTTTAAGTAAAGGGGTACATAGCATAAAAATAGATACACATGAAGAAAATATATCTATGCAAAAGTTGCTTAAGAAAAACAAATTCCAGTATTGTGGGATAATCTATTTAGAAGACGGAAATAAAAGAATAGCATTTGAGAGGATACTATAA
- a CDS encoding HD-GYP domain-containing protein — translation MLFRLNEFLMAVSFALDFVEMDILGMASNHGKRTAYISISIAKELGLNSEELHDVAALAMLHDNGLSEYSLHEKLATKELKNAALLEGVKEHCTIGESNIKNYPLLTNVKNIIKYHHERYDGTGFFSLRGEEIPLMSQIIAIADALEKTFDLQNNNQDMQNKVCEFVRNQENISFSSRIVKAFFKVTEEKKFWMNLENSFISIELEKRIPKHSLELSFEEIHGITNVLSKIIDSKSSYTQRHSQGLSEKAAIMADFYNLEKEEKMKLIIAADLHDIGKLAVPNDVLDKPDKLSNEEFKIIMKHPEYTRLALQEIKGFEDITEWASNHHEKLNGKGYPIGMTDKELDFNSRLMTCLDIYQALTEERPYREGLAHEKAMEILKSMMDNGFIDTKITRDIDYVFSKLS, via the coding sequence ATGTTATTTAGGTTAAATGAATTTCTAATGGCTGTTTCATTTGCTTTAGACTTTGTGGAGATGGATATTCTCGGGATGGCATCTAACCATGGAAAAAGAACTGCATATATTTCAATTAGTATTGCTAAAGAACTGGGGCTGAATTCAGAAGAGCTCCATGATGTAGCTGCACTTGCAATGCTTCATGACAATGGGTTAAGTGAATATAGCCTGCATGAAAAATTAGCTACAAAAGAATTAAAAAATGCAGCATTATTAGAAGGTGTAAAAGAACATTGTACAATTGGAGAAAGTAATATTAAAAACTATCCATTGCTTACTAATGTGAAAAATATAATAAAGTACCATCATGAAAGGTATGATGGCACAGGATTCTTTAGTTTAAGAGGAGAAGAAATTCCTCTAATGTCGCAAATTATAGCAATCGCAGATGCTTTAGAAAAGACCTTTGATTTGCAGAATAATAATCAAGATATGCAAAACAAAGTTTGTGAATTTGTAAGAAATCAAGAAAATATATCATTTTCTTCAAGAATTGTAAAAGCGTTTTTTAAAGTTACTGAAGAGAAAAAGTTCTGGATGAATTTAGAAAATAGTTTTATTAGTATAGAATTAGAAAAAAGAATTCCAAAGCATAGTCTGGAATTATCATTTGAAGAGATTCATGGTATAACTAATGTGTTGTCAAAGATTATTGACTCTAAATCTAGCTATACTCAAAGGCATTCTCAGGGTTTATCAGAGAAGGCGGCTATTATGGCAGATTTCTATAACTTAGAGAAGGAAGAAAAGATGAAGCTAATTATTGCTGCAGATCTTCATGATATTGGTAAACTAGCAGTGCCAAATGATGTGTTAGACAAGCCTGATAAACTTTCTAATGAGGAATTTAAAATTATAATGAAACATCCAGAGTACACTAGATTAGCACTTCAAGAAATAAAAGGATTTGAGGATATAACTGAGTGGGCTTCAAATCATCATGAAAAGTTAAATGGAAAAGGATATCCTATTGGGATGACAGATAAAGAATTAGATTTTAATTCGCGTCTTATGACTTGTCTTGATATCTATCAGGCACTTACAGAGGAAAGACCATATAGAGAGGGATTAGCCCACGAAAAGGCAATGGAAATACTAAAAAGTATGATGGACAATGGATTTATAGATACTAAAATAACTAGAGATATTGATTATGTTTTTAGTAAGTTGAGTTAA
- a CDS encoding heavy metal translocating P-type ATPase produces MSKIKEFFENEEKRTFLFLFLSAFALLISFLHIVNFKIDIAWVAIILCGFPIVKGAIEGLITEFDIKADVLVAIALVASILIGETFAAGEVAFIMTLGALLEEHTVAKARAGIEKLVNLTPRTARIVRDGIESIIPAEEVKVLDILRVLPGETIAVDGLIISGQTSINQAVMTGESMPVDKGVGDEVFSGTVNQFGAFDMKSTKVDEDSSLKRMIKLVESADASKAKIVGMADKWATWIVVIALVSAAGTWFVTGEIIRAVTILVVFCPCALVLATPTAIMAGIGNATKHGILVREGDALERLASVKRIAFDKTGTLTYGKPDVVAIESFNENINSEKLLEVTASAELRSEHPLGKSIVSHFKTTSKSIPEDPQRFELIAGRGVKSIINDDTIFAGNAELLAESSIEIPNKISDKALSYIKEGCTVIYVAVNSQTSGFIVLSDTLRKDSKSMIKKLSSINVESILLTGDNPKAASHIAKNVGIINVHSECLPEDKLSVIEEYQNNNEMICMIGDGINDAPALKKAYVGIAMGGVGSDIAVDAADIALVSDDIKALPHLLSLSQKTMNTIKWNLSLSMLLNFTAIILAMTGILNPILGALVHNLGSVAVIINSALLLNFKSE; encoded by the coding sequence ATGAGTAAAATAAAAGAATTCTTTGAAAATGAAGAAAAACGTACTTTTCTATTTTTATTTTTATCTGCTTTTGCATTGCTTATTAGTTTCTTACATATTGTAAATTTCAAAATTGATATAGCTTGGGTGGCTATTATTTTATGTGGCTTCCCTATTGTAAAAGGCGCCATTGAAGGACTTATAACTGAATTTGATATTAAGGCAGACGTCTTAGTTGCCATTGCACTTGTTGCATCTATTTTAATTGGAGAAACTTTTGCTGCAGGTGAAGTTGCTTTTATTATGACATTGGGCGCGTTATTAGAGGAACATACTGTTGCTAAAGCCCGTGCAGGTATTGAAAAGTTAGTAAATCTTACTCCAAGGACAGCTAGAATTGTACGTGATGGAATTGAAAGTATAATCCCTGCTGAAGAAGTTAAGGTTTTAGATATTCTCCGTGTGCTTCCTGGCGAAACTATTGCTGTTGATGGTCTCATTATTTCTGGACAAACGTCTATCAATCAAGCCGTAATGACAGGTGAATCTATGCCAGTTGATAAAGGTGTAGGTGACGAAGTCTTCAGTGGAACAGTTAACCAATTTGGTGCATTTGATATGAAGTCCACAAAGGTTGACGAAGATAGTTCCCTAAAAAGAATGATCAAACTTGTTGAGTCTGCTGATGCAAGCAAAGCTAAAATTGTTGGAATGGCAGATAAATGGGCTACTTGGATAGTTGTAATTGCCCTTGTATCAGCAGCTGGCACTTGGTTTGTTACAGGAGAAATTATTCGTGCTGTTACAATACTTGTTGTATTCTGCCCTTGTGCTTTAGTTCTTGCAACTCCTACGGCCATAATGGCTGGCATAGGAAATGCTACAAAGCATGGTATTCTTGTTCGTGAAGGTGACGCACTTGAAAGATTAGCAAGTGTAAAAAGAATTGCATTCGATAAAACTGGTACTTTGACATATGGAAAGCCTGATGTTGTAGCAATTGAAAGTTTTAATGAAAATATTAATTCAGAAAAACTACTTGAAGTAACAGCTTCTGCTGAACTTCGTTCCGAGCATCCTCTGGGTAAATCAATAGTTTCACACTTTAAAACCACGTCAAAATCTATCCCTGAAGATCCTCAACGATTCGAACTTATAGCTGGCCGTGGTGTTAAATCAATTATCAATGATGATACAATCTTTGCTGGAAATGCTGAACTACTAGCTGAAAGTTCTATAGAAATACCAAATAAAATATCGGACAAGGCATTAAGTTATATAAAAGAAGGTTGTACCGTTATCTATGTAGCTGTTAACTCACAAACTTCTGGTTTTATAGTTTTATCTGATACTTTACGAAAAGATTCTAAGTCAATGATTAAAAAGCTAAGCTCAATCAATGTAGAAAGTATCTTATTAACAGGAGATAATCCTAAAGCTGCTTCTCATATTGCTAAAAACGTAGGTATTATTAATGTTCACTCTGAATGTTTGCCAGAAGATAAATTATCTGTAATTGAAGAATATCAAAATAACAATGAAATGATATGTATGATAGGCGATGGAATTAATGATGCTCCTGCACTAAAAAAAGCATATGTAGGTATCGCAATGGGCGGTGTTGGAAGTGATATTGCTGTTGATGCAGCAGATATTGCTCTTGTTAGTGATGATATAAAAGCTCTTCCACATTTACTCAGTCTATCACAAAAGACCATGAATACAATCAAATGGAATTTATCTCTTTCTATGCTACTAAACTTTACAGCTATAATACTTGCAATGACAGGTATCTTAAATCCGATACTTGGAGCACTAGTTCATAACTTAGGCTCAGTTGCAGTTATTATAAATTCAGCATTACTATTAAACTTCAAAAGTGAATAA
- a CDS encoding metal-sensing transcriptional repressor translates to MRQCMDVPKIQTRIKKIEGQLRAISEMINKDVPCEDILIQINAAKSALHKVGQVVLEGHLQHCVRDGIEHGDADKTIAEFAKAVEHFSRMG, encoded by the coding sequence ATGCGTCAATGTATGGATGTTCCAAAAATTCAAACTAGAATAAAAAAAATTGAGGGTCAACTTAGAGCTATTTCAGAAATGATAAATAAAGATGTTCCTTGTGAAGATATTTTAATACAAATTAATGCTGCAAAAAGTGCATTACATAAAGTTGGTCAGGTAGTTTTAGAAGGACATTTACAACACTGTGTCCGTGATGGCATTGAACATGGCGATGCTGATAAAACAATTGCTGAATTTGCTAAAGCAGTAGAGCATTTTTCAAGGATGGGATAG
- a CDS encoding MarR family winged helix-turn-helix transcriptional regulator, giving the protein MNKNKVTYGELNDLNLKAIIALSRCIQSVNKRELKIIKEGGLTYSQFGVLEVLYHKGDLRVSEILEKTLSTGGNMTVVIDNLAKDDLIDRRPDPKDRRASLISISEKGRKLMSELFPKHVDNLSEIFSALSVEEKKDLINMLKKLSGV; this is encoded by the coding sequence ATGAATAAGAATAAAGTTACTTATGGAGAATTAAATGATTTAAATTTAAAGGCTATTATAGCATTAAGCCGATGCATACAAAGTGTTAATAAAAGAGAACTTAAGATCATTAAAGAAGGAGGATTGACTTATTCACAATTTGGGGTGCTTGAAGTACTGTATCATAAGGGAGATTTAAGAGTCAGTGAAATATTAGAAAAAACTCTTTCAACTGGTGGCAATATGACTGTTGTTATAGATAACTTGGCTAAAGATGATTTGATCGATAGGCGTCCTGATCCTAAGGATAGACGTGCAAGTTTAATAAGCATATCTGAAAAAGGAAGAAAGCTTATGAGTGAACTCTTCCCTAAACATGTAGATAATTTAAGTGAAATTTTTAGCGCTTTAAGTGTTGAAGAAAAAAAGGATCTAATAAATATGTTAAAGAAATTATCAGGTGTATAA
- a CDS encoding nitroreductase family protein, translating into MNDFLKIVRERRSANKFIENIKIPREDFNDIFRELSLAPSAFNLQHARYYVVEDKELMEKVYDASFKQYKIKTASATIIVTGDKNAYLSADKIYEGSMMLGMIDKTDYEIMLNTINSLYEGWGEEFKHDEAIRNASLSAMLFMLLAKNKGWDTCPMIYFEKEKIGKLLNIPENEVPVLMITMGKMDKSSNKIRGYRKPAAEFVKFY; encoded by the coding sequence ATGAATGATTTTTTAAAAATTGTAAGAGAAAGAAGATCAGCTAATAAATTTATTGAAAATATTAAAATACCTAGAGAAGATTTTAATGATATATTTAGAGAACTTTCACTGGCGCCTTCTGCTTTTAATTTGCAACATGCTAGGTACTATGTTGTAGAAGATAAGGAGCTTATGGAGAAAGTTTATGATGCATCATTTAAACAATACAAAATAAAAACTGCTTCAGCAACCATAATTGTAACAGGTGATAAAAACGCATACTTATCAGCAGATAAAATTTATGAAGGCTCAATGATGCTTGGAATGATCGATAAAACTGATTATGAAATCATGCTTAATACTATTAATAGTCTTTATGAAGGCTGGGGAGAAGAATTTAAACATGATGAAGCTATAAGAAATGCCTCATTGTCAGCAATGCTATTTATGTTATTAGCTAAAAATAAAGGCTGGGACACATGCCCAATGATTTATTTTGAGAAGGAGAAAATTGGTAAGTTATTAAATATTCCAGAGAACGAAGTTCCAGTTTTAATGATTACTATGGGGAAAATGGACAAGAGTAGTAATAAAATTAGAGGATATAGAAAGCCTGCTGCTGAATTTGTGAAATTTTATTGA
- a CDS encoding pirin family protein, with protein MLRVIDSGNMGSSNLGWLRSKFHFSFAEYYNPHNIKFGVLRVINDDLVESNTGFDTHPHRNMEIISYVVNGELTHGDSMGNKNTITRGHVQYMSAGTGVYHSEHNLGKDELRFLQIWIFPDKEDYKPNYGDYRFDWSDRQNKWLHMVSSKNGNAPIKINQDINVYSLELDKGKEINFQVNEGRQAYLVQIEGGAIINDIELNNRDGMEIVEEDILIKAKKTSHILILEMKKEN; from the coding sequence ATGTTAAGAGTAATTGATAGCGGAAATATGGGCAGTAGTAATTTAGGATGGTTAAGAAGTAAATTTCATTTTTCATTTGCAGAATACTATAATCCACATAATATAAAGTTTGGAGTTTTAAGAGTTATAAATGATGATTTAGTTGAATCTAACACTGGATTCGATACTCATCCACATAGAAACATGGAAATAATATCATATGTAGTTAACGGTGAACTTACACATGGAGACAGCATGGGAAATAAAAATACAATAACTCGTGGTCATGTTCAATACATGAGTGCTGGCACAGGCGTATATCATAGCGAGCATAATTTAGGAAAAGATGAGTTGAGATTTTTACAGATATGGATATTCCCAGATAAGGAAGATTATAAGCCTAATTATGGAGATTATAGATTTGACTGGAGCGATAGACAAAATAAATGGCTTCATATGGTTTCAAGTAAAAATGGAAATGCGCCAATAAAAATAAATCAAGATATAAATGTTTATTCTTTGGAACTTGATAAGGGAAAAGAAATTAATTTTCAAGTTAATGAAGGGAGACAGGCCTATTTGGTTCAAATAGAAGGTGGCGCTATAATAAATGACATTGAATTAAATAATAGAGATGGAATGGAAATAGTTGAGGAAGATATTTTAATCAAAGCTAAAAAGACATCTCATATTTTGATTTTAGAAATGAAGAAAGAAAATTAA